The Astyanax mexicanus isolate ESR-SI-001 chromosome 20, AstMex3_surface, whole genome shotgun sequence genome contains a region encoding:
- the bmpr1bb gene encoding bone morphogenetic protein receptor, type IBb, translating to MPRAAEGLAMAGRLRGLRKVPPWGRTCWATVLILLGLGSINSANANVLDTMLLRNSGKVTMDSRKEDSGSSVLVVPERMLWCHCYHHCPEDSTNNTCRTDGYCFTMVEEEDGGPPMLTSGCLGLVGSEFQCRDTGNSRLRRVLECCTDQDYCNRDLHPTLPPLNTPKYVDSSIHHMALFISVSVCSIVLLLLIIFCYFRYKRQELRPRYSMGLEQDETYIPPGESLKDLIEQSQSSGSGSGLPLLVQRTIAKQIQMVKQIGKGRYGEVWMGRWRGERVAVKVFFTTEEASWFRETEIYQTVLMRHENILGFIAADIKGTGSWTQLYLITDYHESGSLYDYLKSTTLDTRALLRLAYSAVSGLCHLHTEIFGTQGKPAIAHRDLKSKNILVKKNGTCCIADLGLAVKFISDTNEVDIPPNTRVGTKRYMPPEVLDETLNRSHFQSYIMADMYSFGLILWEIARRCVSGGIVEEYQLPYHDLVPTDPSYEDMREVVCIKRQRPSFANRWTSDECLRQMGKLMTECWAHNPASRLTALRVKKTLAKMSESQDIKL from the exons CGAACGTGTTGGACACCATGCTGTTGAGGAATTCTGGGAAGGTGACGATGGACAGTCGGAAGGAGGACAGTGGGAGCTCAGTGCTTGTGGTGCCGGAGAGGATGTTGTGGTGCCATTGCTACCATCACTGTCCAGAGGATTCCACTAATAACACCTGCAG GACGGACGGCTACTGCTTTACCATGGTGGAGGAGGAAGATGGAGGCCCTCCCATGCTCACCTCCGGCTGTCTGGGGCTGGTGGGCTCAGAGTTCCAGTGCAGG GACACAGGGAACTCTCGTCTGAGGAGGGTACTAGAGTGCTGCACAGATCAGGACTACTGCAACAGAGACCTCCACCCAACCCTGCCTCCACTCAACACCCCTA AGTATGTGGACAGCAGCATCCACCACATGGCCCTGTTCATCTCAGTGTCAGTGTGCAGcatcgtcctcctcctcctcatcatcttcTGCTACTTCAG GTATAAGCGTCAGGAGCTGCGGCCCCGCTACAGTATGGGTCTGGAACAGGATGAGACGTACATCCCGCCCGGAGAGTCTCTGAAGGACCTGATAGAGCAGTCTCAGAGCTCCGGCAGCGGATCAGGACTCCCCCTACTG GTGCAGCGCACCATAGCTAAGCAGATCCAGATGGTGAAGCAGATCGGGAAGGGCCGCTACGGGGAGGTGTGGATGGGCCGCTGGAGGGGCGAGAGGGTGGCCGTCAAGGTCTTCTTCACCACGGAGGAGGCCAGCTGGTTCCGAGAGACCGAGATCTACCAGACTGTTCTCATGAGGCACGAGAACATACTGG GCTTCATCGCGGCCGATATTAAGGGCACGGGTTCGTGGACGCAGCTCTACCTGATCACAGACTACCACGAGAGCGGCTCGCTCTATGACTACCTCAAGTCCACCACACTGGACACGCGGGCGCTGCTGCGGCTGGCCTACTCCGCCGTCTCGGGCCTCTGCCACCTGCACACCGAGATCTTCGGCACTCAGGGCAAACCGGCCATCGCCCACCGCGACCTGAAGAGCAAGAACATCCTGGTGAAGAAGAACGGCACGTGCTGCATCGCTGACCTCGGCCTCGCCGTCAAATTCATCAG CGACACCAACGAGGTGGACATCCCTCCCAACACGCGGGTGGGCACCAAGCGCTACATGCCCCCGGAGGTGCTGGACGAGACCCTGAACCGCAGCCACTTCCAGTCCTACATCATGGCCGACATGTACAGCTTCGGGCTGATCCTGTGGGAGATCGCGAGGAGATGTGTGTCAGGAG gGATCGTGGAGGAGTATCAGCTGCCTTACCATGACCTGGTGCCCACAGACCCATCCTACGAGGACATGCGGGAGGTGGTGTGTATAAAGAGACAGAGGCCGTCCTTCGCCAACCGCTGGACCAGCGATGAG TGTCTAAGGCAGATGGGCAAGCTGATGACTGAATGCTGGGCACACAACCCGGCCTCACGCCTCACTGCCCTGAGGGTGAAGAAGACTCTGGCCAAGATGTCCGAGTCACAGGACATTAAGCTGTGA